A single window of Solenopsis invicta isolate M01_SB chromosome 3, UNIL_Sinv_3.0, whole genome shotgun sequence DNA harbors:
- the LOC105197210 gene encoding cuticle protein 19: MLKTVAFLSAVLACSHAVVLSGYSGDHGLSYNDYGDLDGYLGSAGYKVLPTVAVPVHSVSAAPLHLDASLDHQLHGYKHNVEQDHDYYSHPRYTFNYGVHDPHTGDVKTQHEVRDGDVVHGSYSVNEPDGSVRIVEYTADDHNGFNAVVKKVGPAIHPKPVPIVKYVSPAHFNSYDYEKHY, translated from the exons ATGCTGAAG ACGGTCGCTTTCCTCTCCGCCGTGCTGGCGTGCAGCCACGCGGTGGTTCTCAGCGGTTATAGCGGCGACCATGGCCTGTCCTACAACGATTACGGCGATCTCGACGGATACCTCGGTTCCGCCGGATACAAAGTACTGCCGACAGTCGCAGTTCCGGTGCACTCGGTGTCCGCCGCGCCGTTGCACCTGGACGCGTCTCTGGATCACCAACTGCACGGCTACAAACACAATGTCGAACAGGATCACGACTACTAC TCGCACCCGAGATACACCTTCAATTACGGCGTACACGATCCCCACACCGGCGACGTGAAGACCCAGCACGAGGTGCGGGACGGCGACGTCGTCCACGGTTCGTACAGCGTGAACGAGCCCGACGGGAGCGTGCGCATCGTCGAGTACACGGCTGACGACCACAACGGGTTCAACGCCGTCGTGAAGAAAGTCGGACCGGCGATACACCCGAAACCGGTGCCGATCGTCAAGTACGTCTCGCCGGCGCACTTCAACAGCTACGACTACGAGAAGCATTATTAG